In the genome of Pseudarthrobacter sp. IC2-21, one region contains:
- the nrdE gene encoding class 1b ribonucleoside-diphosphate reductase subunit alpha, with the protein MPAAYKGLGYHELNAMLNLYGPNGEIQFGADREAAHQYFLQHVNNNTVFFHDLEEKLDYLVKNQYYERETLDQYTMNFIRELYNRAYKKKFRFETFLGAFKFYTSYTLKTFDGKRFLERYEDRVCMVALHLARGDEKLAMQMVDEIIEGRFQPATPTFLNAGKRQRGELVSCFLLRIEDNMESIGRSINSALQLSKRGGGVAFALTNIREVGAPIKQIENQSSGVIPVMKLLEDSFSYANQLGARQGAGAVYLHAHHPDIYRFLDTKRENADEKIRIKTLSLGVVIPDITFELAKKDEDMYLFSPYDVEKVYGMPFSDVSVTEKYYEMVDDSRIKKTKIKAREFFQTLAEIQFESGYPYIMFEDTVNRENPIDGKIIMSNLCSEILQVSQPTTYHDDLSYDQTGKDISCNLGSLNIAKTMDSPDFGLTIETAIRSLSAVSDMSNITSVPSIARGNDQSHAIGLGQMNLHGYLARERVHYGSEEGLDFTNIYFYSVVYHAIRASNLLSIQTGQTFGGFEKSKYASGEFFDKYTEQEWVPQTEKVAELFKNIHIPTQDDWRELKASVMKHGIYNQNLQAVPPTGSISYINNSTSSIHPVASKIEIRKEGKLGRVYYPAPYLTNDNLEYYQDAYEIGYEKVIDTYAAATQHVDQGLSLTLFFKDTATTRDINRAQIYAWKKGIKTIYYIRLRQLALEGTEVDGCVSCML; encoded by the coding sequence ATGCCGGCCGCCTACAAGGGGTTGGGTTATCACGAGCTCAACGCCATGCTGAACCTCTACGGCCCGAACGGTGAGATCCAGTTCGGGGCGGACCGCGAGGCTGCCCACCAGTACTTCCTGCAGCACGTGAACAACAACACCGTCTTTTTCCATGACCTGGAAGAGAAGCTCGACTACCTGGTGAAGAACCAGTACTACGAGCGCGAAACCCTCGACCAGTACACGATGAACTTCATCCGCGAGCTCTACAACCGCGCGTACAAGAAGAAGTTCCGCTTCGAGACGTTCCTCGGCGCGTTCAAGTTCTACACGTCCTACACACTGAAGACGTTCGACGGCAAGCGTTTCCTGGAACGCTACGAGGACCGTGTCTGCATGGTGGCCCTGCACCTGGCCCGCGGCGACGAAAAGCTGGCCATGCAGATGGTGGACGAGATCATCGAAGGCCGCTTCCAGCCGGCCACCCCCACATTCCTGAATGCGGGCAAGCGCCAGCGCGGCGAGCTGGTCTCCTGCTTCCTGCTCCGCATCGAAGACAACATGGAGTCGATCGGCCGGTCCATCAACTCGGCGCTGCAGCTGTCCAAGCGCGGCGGCGGTGTGGCGTTCGCGCTGACCAACATCCGCGAAGTGGGCGCCCCCATCAAGCAGATCGAGAACCAGTCCTCCGGCGTTATCCCCGTGATGAAGCTCCTCGAGGACAGCTTCTCCTACGCCAACCAGCTCGGTGCCCGCCAGGGTGCCGGTGCTGTGTATCTGCACGCGCACCACCCGGACATTTACCGTTTCCTGGACACCAAGCGCGAGAACGCGGACGAGAAGATCCGCATCAAGACCCTCTCGCTGGGCGTTGTCATCCCGGACATCACGTTCGAGCTGGCCAAGAAGGACGAGGACATGTACCTGTTCTCCCCGTACGACGTCGAAAAGGTCTACGGCATGCCGTTCTCCGACGTCTCGGTCACCGAGAAGTACTACGAAATGGTGGACGATTCCCGGATCAAGAAGACCAAGATCAAGGCGCGTGAGTTCTTCCAGACGCTCGCCGAGATCCAGTTCGAATCCGGCTACCCGTACATCATGTTCGAGGACACCGTGAACCGGGAAAACCCGATTGACGGCAAGATCATCATGTCCAACCTGTGCTCGGAGATCCTCCAGGTTTCGCAGCCCACCACGTACCACGATGACCTGTCCTACGACCAGACCGGCAAGGACATCTCCTGCAACCTGGGCTCGCTGAACATCGCCAAGACGATGGACAGCCCGGACTTCGGCCTGACCATCGAGACGGCCATCCGGTCCCTCTCGGCTGTCTCGGACATGTCCAACATCACCTCGGTGCCGTCCATCGCCCGCGGCAACGACCAGAGCCACGCCATTGGCCTGGGCCAGATGAACCTGCACGGCTACCTTGCCCGCGAGCGGGTCCACTACGGCTCCGAAGAGGGCCTGGACTTCACCAACATCTACTTCTACTCGGTGGTCTACCACGCCATCCGCGCCTCCAACCTGCTGTCCATCCAGACCGGGCAGACCTTCGGCGGCTTCGAGAAGTCCAAGTACGCCTCGGGCGAGTTCTTCGACAAGTACACGGAGCAGGAGTGGGTGCCGCAGACCGAGAAGGTCGCGGAGCTGTTCAAGAACATCCACATCCCCACGCAGGATGACTGGCGCGAGCTGAAGGCTTCGGTCATGAAGCACGGCATCTACAACCAGAACCTGCAGGCTGTGCCGCCCACCGGCTCGATCTCCTACATCAACAACTCCACCTCCTCGATCCACCCGGTGGCGTCCAAGATTGAGATCCGCAAGGAAGGCAAGCTGGGCCGCGTGTACTACCCGGCGCCGTACCTCACGAACGACAACCTGGAGTACTACCAGGACGCGTACGAGATCGGCTACGAGAAGGTCATCGACACCTACGCCGCCGCCACCCAGCACGTGGACCAGGGCCTGTCCCTGACGCTGTTCTTCAAGGACACCGCCACCACGCGCGACATCAACCGGGCCCAGATCTACGCCTGGAAGAAGGGCATCAAGACCATCTACTACATCCGTCTCCGCCAGCTCGCGCTGGAAGGGACCGAGGTGGACGGCTGCGTCAGCTGCATGCTTTAA
- the nrdI gene encoding class Ib ribonucleoside-diphosphate reductase assembly flavoprotein NrdI: protein MAALAEARAQAAPLPPVTTHSRLIYFSSTSENTSRFVAKLGVDAARIPLQAKDAPLLATEPYVLVVPTYGGTGGAGSVPKQVIRFLNNPQNRQLIRGVIGAGNTNFGDNYCMAADIIAAKCHVPPLYRFELMGTPEDVARVNNGLDTFWTRLSQTQK from the coding sequence GTGGCAGCACTGGCAGAAGCCAGGGCCCAGGCGGCCCCGTTGCCGCCTGTCACCACGCACAGCCGGCTTATCTACTTTTCCTCCACTTCCGAGAACACCAGCCGCTTCGTCGCCAAGTTGGGCGTCGACGCGGCGCGGATCCCGCTCCAGGCCAAGGACGCCCCGCTCCTCGCCACCGAGCCGTACGTGCTGGTGGTTCCGACATACGGCGGCACCGGGGGTGCGGGCTCAGTGCCCAAGCAGGTCATCCGCTTCCTGAACAACCCGCAGAACAGGCAACTGATCCGCGGGGTCATCGGTGCAGGCAACACAAACTTTGGGGACAACTACTGCATGGCCGCGGACATCATCGCGGCGAAATGCCACGTACCCCCGCTCTATCGCTTTGAACTTATGGGCACGCCAGAAGACGTGGCCCGCGTAAACAATGGATTGGACACGTTTTGGACACGACTGTCGCAGACACAGAAGTAA
- the nrdF gene encoding class 1b ribonucleoside-diphosphate reductase subunit beta has product MTEKVKLLSHVEAINWNRIQDDKDVDVWNRLVNNFWLPEKIPLSNDVQSWATLTPDEQQLTMRVFTGLTLLDTVQATVGAVSLIPDAITPHEEAVYTNIAFMESVHAKSYSSIFSTLASTKEIDEAFRWSTENANLQKKAQIVMDYYQGDDPLKRKVASTLLESFLFYSGFYLPMYWSSRAKLTNTADLIRLIIRDEAVHGYYIGYKFQKGLEGLSEERKQEIKDYTFELLFELYENEVQYTHDLYDSVGLAEDVKKFLHYNANKALMNLGYEAMFPASVTDVNPAILSALSPNADENHDFFSGSGSSYVIGKAVNTEDEDWDF; this is encoded by the coding sequence ATGACCGAGAAGGTCAAGCTGCTTAGCCACGTCGAAGCGATCAACTGGAACCGCATCCAGGACGACAAGGACGTAGACGTCTGGAACCGCCTAGTCAATAACTTCTGGCTGCCGGAGAAGATCCCGCTGTCCAACGACGTGCAGTCGTGGGCCACGCTGACCCCGGACGAGCAGCAGCTCACCATGCGCGTATTCACCGGCCTGACCCTGCTGGACACGGTGCAGGCAACAGTAGGCGCCGTCTCCCTGATTCCGGACGCGATCACCCCGCACGAAGAAGCGGTGTACACCAACATTGCTTTCATGGAGTCGGTGCACGCGAAGAGCTATTCCTCCATCTTCTCCACGCTGGCCTCCACCAAGGAGATCGACGAGGCATTCCGCTGGTCCACCGAGAACGCGAACCTTCAGAAGAAGGCGCAAATCGTCATGGACTACTACCAGGGCGATGACCCCCTGAAGCGCAAGGTGGCCTCCACGCTGCTGGAGAGCTTCCTGTTCTACTCGGGCTTTTACCTGCCCATGTACTGGTCCTCACGAGCCAAGCTGACGAACACCGCTGACCTGATCCGCCTGATCATCCGCGACGAAGCCGTGCACGGCTACTACATCGGCTACAAGTTCCAAAAGGGCCTCGAAGGCCTGTCCGAGGAGCGCAAGCAGGAGATCAAGGACTACACGTTCGAGCTGCTCTTCGAGCTGTACGAGAACGAGGTCCAGTACACGCACGATCTCTACGACTCCGTGGGCCTGGCCGAGGACGTCAAGAAGTTCCTGCACTACAACGCCAACAAGGCCCTGATGAACCTGGGCTACGAAGCCATGTTCCCGGCGTCCGTCACCGACGTGAACCCGGCCATCCTCTCGGCACTGTCCCCGAACGCCGACGAGAACCACGACTTCTTCTCCGGGTCAGGTTCGTCGTACGTAATCGGCAAGGCTGTCAACACTGAGGATGAGGACTGGGACTTCTAG